From a single Parambassis ranga chromosome 2, fParRan2.1, whole genome shotgun sequence genomic region:
- the orc5 gene encoding origin recognition complex subunit 5, whose protein sequence is MTTLLQHPGYEEEKLQRVAELLLCREVQAGTLLSLMGQPQQRCYPSIFIYGHRASGKSHVMNVLLKELELPHAVVSCVECVSAVLLFEQVLLSFFGCDAVSLLPRSPSLSDFVRIYRQQCSPSPAKQTRYIVMEKAELLRDTDANLLPALLRLQELVEDNVTVILLSEIVWDKFRPNTGCFEPLLLHFPDYSKGELQQILSQDRNPSYSAEFYSAYINILLGVFYSVCRDLRELRHLAALNFSKFCEPLSEGKVKETDTHKLWRNIEPHLKKAMQTVYLREVSSLQWEQIQQMDEKETGALRGLSAHTHVELPYYSKFLLIAAYLASYNPARTDKRFFLKHHGKIRKTNFMKKNEKTSNHLLGPKPFPLDRLLAIFYSVVDSRVAPTASIFSQISSLVTLQLLAQVSHDDQLDAPKYKCAVSLDFICAISRTVNFDIVKYLYDFL, encoded by the exons ATGACGACGCTGTTACAGCATCCAGGGTACgaggaggagaagctgcagagggtcgcagagctgctgctctgcagagaggtCCAGGCTGGGACGTTGCTGTCGCTGATGGGACAG ccacagcagcgcTGCTACCCTTCAATCTTCATCTATGGTCATCGGGCCTCAGGAAAGAGCCATGTGATGAACGTTTTGCTGAAGGAACTTGAG CTGCCTCATGCTGTCGTTAGCTGTGTCGAGTGTGTTTCTGCGGTGCTGCTTTTTGAGCAAGTGCTGCTGTCCTTCTTTGGCTGCGATGCCGTCTCACTGCTCCCTCGCAGTCCCTCCCTGTCTGACTTTGTGCGCATCTACAGACAGCAGTGCTCGCCGTCTCCTGCCAAGCAGACGCGATACATT gtaATGGAAAAAGCCGAGCTTCTGAGAGACACAGATGCCAATctcctccctgctctcctcCGTCTGCAGGAATTG GTAGAAGACAACGTCACCGTCATCCTGCTCAGTGAAATTGTCTGGGACAAGTTCAGACCAAACACAGGCTGCTTTGAGCCCCTTCTGCTCCACTTCCCCGACTACAGTAAAG gagagctgcagcagattttGTCCCAGGACAGAAATCCTTCATATTCAGCTGAGTTTTACTCAGCCTACATCAACATCCTGCTGGGAGTCTTTTACTCAGTGTGTCGCGACCTGAGAGAGTTGCGGCATCTG gcGGCCCTCAACTTTTCAAAGTTCTGTGAGCCTTTGTCTGAAGGGAAAG TCAAAGAGACcgacacacacaagctgtggaGGAACATTGAGCCTCATTTGAAAAAAGCCATGCAGACAGTTTACCTCAGAGAGGTGTCCAG TCTTCAGTGGGAGCAGATACAGCAAATGGATGAGAAGGAGACTGGAGCTCTgagag GTTTATCAGCTCACACTCACGTTGAACTGCCTTATTACTCCAAGTTCCTGCTGATTGCTGCTTATCTGGCCTCATACAACCCAGCCCGCACAGATAAACGCTTCTTTCTGAAG CACCATggtaaaataagaaaaacaaacttcatGAAGAAGAATGAGAAG ACGAGTAACCACCTCCTGGGACCGAAGCCGTTCCCTCTGGACAGATTGCTTGCCATCTTTTATAGTGTGGTGGACAGCAGAGTCGCTCCGACTGCCAGCATCTTCTCTCAG ATCTCCTCTCTAGTGACCTTACAGCTGTTGGCTCAGGTCAGCCATGACGACCAGCTCGATGCCCCAAAGTACAAATGTGCCGTTTCTCTGGACTTTATCTGCGCCATatccag GACGGTGAACTTTGATATTGTCAAGTATCTGTATGACTTCctgtga